One window from the genome of Daphnia pulex isolate KAP4 chromosome 9, ASM2113471v1 encodes:
- the LOC124201828 gene encoding potassium channel subfamily T member 2-like isoform X3, producing the protein MISLNTLATSLEIGGDLPALPPRFRFRDLGGLLLGGGDFFNDDGERVRVEYYVNENTFKERLQLYFIRNQRSSLRIRIFNLLIKLLTCLLYVGRVIFDNDPTQATCYGCEVGNKSEYLAAYEKTPQQFMDNPIIHWEAIWWIERPTALWVIEVIFALISLVEALLVAYLSYKGNILQEILSFYFILELVNTIPYVFTMFYSPLRHLFIPVFLNCWLAKRALENMFNDLHRAMQRSQSALSQQLMVLSATLLCLVFTSVCGVQHFQRAGHRHFNLFQSCYFVVVTFSTVGYGDYVPDIWPSQLYMVVMICVALIVLPTQFEQLAFTWMERKKLGGTYSSHRAQSERHVVVCSTSLHADTIMDFLNEFYAHPLLQDYYVVLLSPIELDTTMRMILQVPMWAQRVIYIQGSCLKDADLARARMNDAEACFVLAARNYCDKTAADEHTILRSWAVKDFAPEVPQYVQIFRPENKLHVKFAQHVVCEDEFKYALLANNCLAPGTSTLVTLLLHTSRGQEGQVSDEEWHRLYGKCSGNEIYHILLAESRFFGEYDGKSFTYASFHSHRKYGVALVGVRPAELPEFYEETILLNPGPRHIMKKTDICFYMSITKEENSAFVATPTACSSDPAAQMQQQPTSSSTQQTNLEAGVTSTPSGGFKSKETVLTTTTTTSGITSARHIIPTSRTQTSFQGNIYDGLPARCSSPNLFDTGMPRRGSFINRNDSVDSTTACSLGNQSLGNAAILGGGSNFLGVPKSDSPGLLAVPTGHCESRRPSILPVPDMFSGSTINLVAGHQAATEDSEDEIEDDVPWPAPTEKISIVKGFPPVSPYIGVSPTLCYLLKEKKPLCCLQLTQVCEHSSHRSAKEYNWSNKVIILAADYASTGIYNFVIPLRAHFRTKSSLNPIVLLLERKPDVAFLDSISYFPFVYWMLGTIDCLDDLIKAGIILAENVVVVNKEFSNSAEEDTLSDCNTIVSVQTMFKFFPSIKTITELSQSSNMRFMQFRAHDKYALHLSRMEKAEKERGSHISYMFRLPFAAGSVFSASMLDTLLYQAFVKDYVITFVRLLLGIDQAPGSGFLSSMKITKEDMWIRTYGRLYQKLCSTTCEIPIGIYRTQDTSNSETTSEDMAREDTGCADIPRRGNYEGPVHSRQHPGRVSLLTDEARDNHTQLIERAEIASLVRSRMDSLGIDTLDYDDVSEKRSSLSYVIINPSCDLKLEEGDIIYLIRPSPFSAQKTFERHNSRRRSHINICEERRRRNSTKPMPQKANSLSLPDSPDISLGPPSGLGANRGRSHSLRVDDILMRRSSSLRQGLIARNTSSVEEVSLNLEPSVGIGGSFGGAGFRGGSIKIPLNGSIGLEVTPPADQQCSDSEESLDFRGTIV; encoded by the exons GGTGCGAGTGGAGTATTACGTCAACGAGAACACGTTCAAGGAAAGGCTGCAGCTCTACTTTATTCGCAACCAGCGATCGA GTCTGCGAATCCGTATCTTCAACTTGTTAATCAAGCTACTGACGTGCTTACTCTACGTCGGCCGCGTCATCTTCGATAATGATCCCACTCAAGCCACTTG TTACGGGTGCGAGGTGGGCAACAAAAGCGAGTACCTGGCCGCCTACGAGAAGACACCTCAACAGTTTATGGACAACCCCATCATTCACTGGGAAGCCATTTGGTGGATCGAACGACCCACGGCCCTATGGGTCATTGAAGTGATTTTCGCTCTCATTAGCCTAGTCGAGGCTCTACTCGTTGCTTATCTCAGCTACAAA GGAAACATCTTGCaggaaattctttcattcTATTTCATTCTGGAGCTCGTCAATACCATTCCGTACGTTTTCACG ATGTTCTATTCGCCATTACGTCACCTCTTCATTCCCGTCTTCCTTAATTGTTGGTTGGCCAAACGGGCCCTCGAAAACATGTTT AATGACCTCCATCGGGCGATGCAACGTTCACAATCTGCCCTGTCTCAACAGCTTATGGTGCTATCGGCCACGCTTCTCTGCCTAGTTTTTACCAG TGTATGTGGAGTGCAGCATTTTCAGCGGGCCGGTCATCGCCACTTCAATTTGTTCCAGTCGTGCTACTTTGTGGTAGTGACGTTTTCTACGG TTGGTTACGGTGACTATGTTCCGGACATTTGGCCTTCGCAACTCTACATGGTCGTTATGATTTGCGTGGCACTTATCGTCTTACCCACACAG TTCGAGCAGCTGGCCTTTACCTGGATGGAACGCAAAAAACTG GGAGGCACATATTCTTCCCACCGAGCCCAGTCGGAGCGTCACGTCGTAGTCTGTTCGACGTCATTGCATGCAGACACCATAATGGACTTTCTCAACGAGTTCTATGCGCATCCTCTTCTCCAG GATTATTACGTTGTGCTGCTGTCACCGATCGAACTGGACACGACAATGCGGATGATTCTACAGGTGCCAATGTGGGCGCAACGAGTCATCTACATTCAAGGATCGTGCCTGAAAGATGCGGATTTGGCAAGGGCGCGGATGAACGATGCCGAGGCCTGCTTCGTTCTCGCCGCCAGGAACTACTGTGATAAGACAGCAGCC GATGAACACACGATTTTACGTTCGTGGGCCGTCAAAGATTTTGCGCCGGAAGTGCCCCAGTATGTTCAGATTTTCCGACCGGAGAACAAGCTGCACGTCAAGTTTGCACAGCACGTTGTGTGTGAGGACGAATTCAAG TACGCCTTGTTGGCTAACAACTGCTTGGCTCCTGGGACGTCCACTCTGGTAACACTACTTCTCCACACGTCTCGTGGCCA GGAAGGTCAAGTGTCCGACGAAGAGTGGCACAGGCTGTACGGCAAATGCAGTGGCAATGAGATCTACCACATCTTGCTGGCCGAGAGCCGCTTCTTTGGCGAATACGACGGCAAAAGTTTCACGTACGCCAGTTTTCATTCCCACCGCAAGTACGGAGTGGCGCTGGTGGGAGTCAGGCCGGCCGAGTTGCCGGAATTCTACGAAGAAACCATCCTGCTGAATCCCGGCCCGCGACACATCATGAAAAAGACGGACATTTGCTTTTACATGAGCATCACCAAAGAGGAGAATTCGGCCTTCGTGGCGACACCCACGGCCTGCAGTTCGGATCCAGCCGCCCAGATGCAACAACAGCCAACCAGCAGTAGCACTCAGCAAACTAATTTGGAGGCTGGAGTGACTTCCACGCCGTCAGGAGGTTTCAAATCGAAAGAAACCgttttgacgacgacgacgacgacaagcgGAATCACGTCGGCCCGACACATCATTCCGACTAGCCGAACGCAGACCTCGTTCCAGGGAAATATTTACGACGGATTACCAGCTCGCTGTTCGTCGCCAAACT TATTTGACACTGGGATGCCGCGCCGGGGCAGTTTTATTAATCGCAACGATTCGGTTGACAGCACAACGGCTTGTTCGCTAGGAAACCAGAGTCTGGGCAATGCAGCGATTTTGGGCGGCGGAAGCAATTTCCTCGGCGTGCCGAAAAGTGATTCACCGGGCCTTCTAGCCGTTCCGACTGGTCATTGCG aaaGCCGACGGCCAAGCATCTTGCCAGTGCCCGATATGTTCTCGGGCTCAACCATAAACCTGGTAGCCGGGCATCAGGCAGCCACGGAAGATAGTGAAGATGAGATCGAGGACGACGTTCCTTGGCCTGCTCCCACAGAAAAAATCTC gatcgTGAAAGGTTTTCCTCCGGTGTCACCTTACATCGGCGTTAGCCCCACATTGTGCTACCTactgaaagagaagaaaccaCTTTGCTGCTTACAACTCACTCAG GTGTGCGAGCATTCGAGCCACCGGAGCGCCAAGGAATACAATTGGTCCAACAAAGTCATCATCCTGGCAGCTGACTACGCGTCGACGGGCATCTATAATTTTGTCATTCCGCTGAGAGCTCATTTTCGCACAAAGTCGAGTTTAAATCCcattgtgctgctgctggaacgcAAGCCAGATGTTGCCTTCCTCGACTCTATCTCTTATTTTCCTTTCGTCTATTGGATGCTTGGTACAATTGACTG tttggacGATTTAATTAAAGCCGGCATTATACTAGCCGAAAACGTAGTCGTCGTCAACAAGGAATTCTCTAATTCAGCTGAAGAAGACACACTTTCTGATTGCAACACTATTGTCTCGGTTCAGACGATGTTCAA GTTTTTCCCGAGCATTAAAACCATTACGGAACTAAGCCAATCGTCCAACATGCGTTTTATGCAGTTTCGTGCTCATGATAAGTACGCTTTGCATCTGTCACGTATGGAAAAGGCTGAGAAGGAGCGAGGATCACACATTTCCTACATGTTTCGACTGCCCTTTGCGGCCGGAAGCGTCTTCTCAGCCAGCATGTTGGACACTCTACTGTATCAAGCTTTCGTCAAGGACTACGTGATCACCTTCGTCCGTCTCTTGCTTGGCATCGACCAAGCTCCCGGATCCGGATTTCTGAGTTCg ATGAAGATTACCAAGGAAGATATGTGGATCCGCACTTACGGACGACTTTATCAGAAACTGTGTTCCACCACATGTGAAATACCTATTGGCATCTATAGGACGCAAGATACATCCAACTCCGAAACT ACAAGCGAGGATATGGCTCGAGAAGATACTGGCTGTGCTGATATCCCCCGACGAGGGAACTATGAAGGCCCTGTCCATTCACGTCAACATCCCGGCCGTGTTTCACTG CTGACTGACGAGGCTCGTGATAATCATACACAACTCATTGAACGAGCTGAAATTGCCAGCTTAGTTCGTTCAAGGATGGACAGCCTAGGTATCGATACCCTCGACTATGACGATGTGTCAGAAAAGAGATCATCTCTTTCTTATGTCATCATAAACCCCAGCTGTGATTTAAAGCTGGAAGAAGGCGATATTat TTATCTGATCCGACCGAGTCCCTTCTCGGCTCAGAAGACGTTCGAACGACACAACAGTCGCCGTCGATCGCACATCAACATTTGCGAAGAAAGACGTCGTCGCAACAGCACTAAACCGATGCCACAAAAAGCCAATTCCCTCTCGCTACCGGATAGCCCAGACATCTCGTTAGGTCCCCCATCCGGCCTGGGTGCAAATCGTGGCAGGTCTCATTCACTTCGTGTCGACGACATATTAATGAGACGGTCTAGTTCTCTACGACAAGGGTTAATCGCACGTAACACGTCAAGTGTAGAGGAAGTCAGTTTAAATTTGGAGCCTTCAGTAGGGATTGGTGGCTCTTTTGGCGGGGCGGGGTTCCGTGGAGGAAGCATCAAAATTCCTCTTAACGGCAGCATTGGTTTGGAGGTGACTCCACCGGCCGATCAACAGTGTAGCGACTCTGAGGAGTCTCTAGACTTTCGTGGTACGATCGTATGA
- the LOC124201828 gene encoding potassium channel subfamily T member 2-like isoform X4, which produces MNTSFVQWLANIMHVIYGCEVGNKSEYLAAYEKTPQQFMDNPIIHWEAIWWIERPTALWVIEVIFALISLVEALLVAYLSYKGNILQEILSFYFILELVNTIPYVFTMFYSPLRHLFIPVFLNCWLAKRALENMFNDLHRAMQRSQSALSQQLMVLSATLLCLVFTSVCGVQHFQRAGHRHFNLFQSCYFVVVTFSTVGYGDYVPDIWPSQLYMVVMICVALIVLPTQFEQLAFTWMERKKLGGTYSSHRAQSERHVVVCSTSLHADTIMDFLNEFYAHPLLQDYYVVLLSPIELDTTMRMILQVPMWAQRVIYIQGSCLKDADLARARMNDAEACFVLAARNYCDKTAADEHTILRSWAVKDFAPEVPQYVQIFRPENKLHVKFAQHVVCEDEFKYALLANNCLAPGTSTLVTLLLHTSRGQEGQVSDEEWHRLYGKCSGNEIYHILLAESRFFGEYDGKSFTYASFHSHRKYGVALVGVRPAELPEFYEETILLNPGPRHIMKKTDICFYMSITKEENSAFVATPTACSSDPAAQMQQQPTSSSTQQTNLEAGVTSTPSGGFKSKETVLTTTTTTSGITSARHIIPTSRTQTSFQGNIYDGLPARCSSPNLFDTGMPRRGSFINRNDSVDSTTACSLGNQSLGNAAILGGGSNFLGVPKSDSPGLLAVPTGHCESRRPSILPVPDMFSGSTINLVAGHQAATEDSEDEIEDDVPWPAPTEKISIVKGFPPVSPYIGVSPTLCYLLKEKKPLCCLQLTQVCEHSSHRSAKEYNWSNKVIILAADYASTGIYNFVIPLRAHFRTKSSLNPIVLLLERKPDVAFLDSISYFPFVYWMLGTIDCLDDLIKAGIILAENVVVVNKEFSNSAEEDTLSDCNTIVSVQTMFKFFPSIKTITELSQSSNMRFMQFRAHDKYALHLSRMEKAEKERGSHISYMFRLPFAAGSVFSASMLDTLLYQAFVKDYVITFVRLLLGIDQAPGSGFLSSMKITKEDMWIRTYGRLYQKLCSTTCEIPIGIYRTQDTSNSETTSEDMAREDTGCADIPRRGNYEGPVHSRQHPGRVSLLTDEARDNHTQLIERAEIASLVRSRMDSLGIDTLDYDDVSEKRSSLSYVIINPSCDLKLEEGDIIYLIRPSPFSAQKTFERHNSRRRSHINICEERRRRNSTKPMPQKANSLSLPDSPDISLGPPSGLGANRGRSHSLRVDDILMRRSSSLRQGLIARNTSSVEEVSLNLEPSVGIGGSFGGAGFRGGSIKIPLNGSIGLEVTPPADQQCSDSEESLDFRGTIV; this is translated from the exons ATGAACACATCATTCGTACAGTGGCTTGCGAATATAATGCATGTGAT TTACGGGTGCGAGGTGGGCAACAAAAGCGAGTACCTGGCCGCCTACGAGAAGACACCTCAACAGTTTATGGACAACCCCATCATTCACTGGGAAGCCATTTGGTGGATCGAACGACCCACGGCCCTATGGGTCATTGAAGTGATTTTCGCTCTCATTAGCCTAGTCGAGGCTCTACTCGTTGCTTATCTCAGCTACAAA GGAAACATCTTGCaggaaattctttcattcTATTTCATTCTGGAGCTCGTCAATACCATTCCGTACGTTTTCACG ATGTTCTATTCGCCATTACGTCACCTCTTCATTCCCGTCTTCCTTAATTGTTGGTTGGCCAAACGGGCCCTCGAAAACATGTTT AATGACCTCCATCGGGCGATGCAACGTTCACAATCTGCCCTGTCTCAACAGCTTATGGTGCTATCGGCCACGCTTCTCTGCCTAGTTTTTACCAG TGTATGTGGAGTGCAGCATTTTCAGCGGGCCGGTCATCGCCACTTCAATTTGTTCCAGTCGTGCTACTTTGTGGTAGTGACGTTTTCTACGG TTGGTTACGGTGACTATGTTCCGGACATTTGGCCTTCGCAACTCTACATGGTCGTTATGATTTGCGTGGCACTTATCGTCTTACCCACACAG TTCGAGCAGCTGGCCTTTACCTGGATGGAACGCAAAAAACTG GGAGGCACATATTCTTCCCACCGAGCCCAGTCGGAGCGTCACGTCGTAGTCTGTTCGACGTCATTGCATGCAGACACCATAATGGACTTTCTCAACGAGTTCTATGCGCATCCTCTTCTCCAG GATTATTACGTTGTGCTGCTGTCACCGATCGAACTGGACACGACAATGCGGATGATTCTACAGGTGCCAATGTGGGCGCAACGAGTCATCTACATTCAAGGATCGTGCCTGAAAGATGCGGATTTGGCAAGGGCGCGGATGAACGATGCCGAGGCCTGCTTCGTTCTCGCCGCCAGGAACTACTGTGATAAGACAGCAGCC GATGAACACACGATTTTACGTTCGTGGGCCGTCAAAGATTTTGCGCCGGAAGTGCCCCAGTATGTTCAGATTTTCCGACCGGAGAACAAGCTGCACGTCAAGTTTGCACAGCACGTTGTGTGTGAGGACGAATTCAAG TACGCCTTGTTGGCTAACAACTGCTTGGCTCCTGGGACGTCCACTCTGGTAACACTACTTCTCCACACGTCTCGTGGCCA GGAAGGTCAAGTGTCCGACGAAGAGTGGCACAGGCTGTACGGCAAATGCAGTGGCAATGAGATCTACCACATCTTGCTGGCCGAGAGCCGCTTCTTTGGCGAATACGACGGCAAAAGTTTCACGTACGCCAGTTTTCATTCCCACCGCAAGTACGGAGTGGCGCTGGTGGGAGTCAGGCCGGCCGAGTTGCCGGAATTCTACGAAGAAACCATCCTGCTGAATCCCGGCCCGCGACACATCATGAAAAAGACGGACATTTGCTTTTACATGAGCATCACCAAAGAGGAGAATTCGGCCTTCGTGGCGACACCCACGGCCTGCAGTTCGGATCCAGCCGCCCAGATGCAACAACAGCCAACCAGCAGTAGCACTCAGCAAACTAATTTGGAGGCTGGAGTGACTTCCACGCCGTCAGGAGGTTTCAAATCGAAAGAAACCgttttgacgacgacgacgacgacaagcgGAATCACGTCGGCCCGACACATCATTCCGACTAGCCGAACGCAGACCTCGTTCCAGGGAAATATTTACGACGGATTACCAGCTCGCTGTTCGTCGCCAAACT TATTTGACACTGGGATGCCGCGCCGGGGCAGTTTTATTAATCGCAACGATTCGGTTGACAGCACAACGGCTTGTTCGCTAGGAAACCAGAGTCTGGGCAATGCAGCGATTTTGGGCGGCGGAAGCAATTTCCTCGGCGTGCCGAAAAGTGATTCACCGGGCCTTCTAGCCGTTCCGACTGGTCATTGCG aaaGCCGACGGCCAAGCATCTTGCCAGTGCCCGATATGTTCTCGGGCTCAACCATAAACCTGGTAGCCGGGCATCAGGCAGCCACGGAAGATAGTGAAGATGAGATCGAGGACGACGTTCCTTGGCCTGCTCCCACAGAAAAAATCTC gatcgTGAAAGGTTTTCCTCCGGTGTCACCTTACATCGGCGTTAGCCCCACATTGTGCTACCTactgaaagagaagaaaccaCTTTGCTGCTTACAACTCACTCAG GTGTGCGAGCATTCGAGCCACCGGAGCGCCAAGGAATACAATTGGTCCAACAAAGTCATCATCCTGGCAGCTGACTACGCGTCGACGGGCATCTATAATTTTGTCATTCCGCTGAGAGCTCATTTTCGCACAAAGTCGAGTTTAAATCCcattgtgctgctgctggaacgcAAGCCAGATGTTGCCTTCCTCGACTCTATCTCTTATTTTCCTTTCGTCTATTGGATGCTTGGTACAATTGACTG tttggacGATTTAATTAAAGCCGGCATTATACTAGCCGAAAACGTAGTCGTCGTCAACAAGGAATTCTCTAATTCAGCTGAAGAAGACACACTTTCTGATTGCAACACTATTGTCTCGGTTCAGACGATGTTCAA GTTTTTCCCGAGCATTAAAACCATTACGGAACTAAGCCAATCGTCCAACATGCGTTTTATGCAGTTTCGTGCTCATGATAAGTACGCTTTGCATCTGTCACGTATGGAAAAGGCTGAGAAGGAGCGAGGATCACACATTTCCTACATGTTTCGACTGCCCTTTGCGGCCGGAAGCGTCTTCTCAGCCAGCATGTTGGACACTCTACTGTATCAAGCTTTCGTCAAGGACTACGTGATCACCTTCGTCCGTCTCTTGCTTGGCATCGACCAAGCTCCCGGATCCGGATTTCTGAGTTCg ATGAAGATTACCAAGGAAGATATGTGGATCCGCACTTACGGACGACTTTATCAGAAACTGTGTTCCACCACATGTGAAATACCTATTGGCATCTATAGGACGCAAGATACATCCAACTCCGAAACT ACAAGCGAGGATATGGCTCGAGAAGATACTGGCTGTGCTGATATCCCCCGACGAGGGAACTATGAAGGCCCTGTCCATTCACGTCAACATCCCGGCCGTGTTTCACTG CTGACTGACGAGGCTCGTGATAATCATACACAACTCATTGAACGAGCTGAAATTGCCAGCTTAGTTCGTTCAAGGATGGACAGCCTAGGTATCGATACCCTCGACTATGACGATGTGTCAGAAAAGAGATCATCTCTTTCTTATGTCATCATAAACCCCAGCTGTGATTTAAAGCTGGAAGAAGGCGATATTat TTATCTGATCCGACCGAGTCCCTTCTCGGCTCAGAAGACGTTCGAACGACACAACAGTCGCCGTCGATCGCACATCAACATTTGCGAAGAAAGACGTCGTCGCAACAGCACTAAACCGATGCCACAAAAAGCCAATTCCCTCTCGCTACCGGATAGCCCAGACATCTCGTTAGGTCCCCCATCCGGCCTGGGTGCAAATCGTGGCAGGTCTCATTCACTTCGTGTCGACGACATATTAATGAGACGGTCTAGTTCTCTACGACAAGGGTTAATCGCACGTAACACGTCAAGTGTAGAGGAAGTCAGTTTAAATTTGGAGCCTTCAGTAGGGATTGGTGGCTCTTTTGGCGGGGCGGGGTTCCGTGGAGGAAGCATCAAAATTCCTCTTAACGGCAGCATTGGTTTGGAGGTGACTCCACCGGCCGATCAACAGTGTAGCGACTCTGAGGAGTCTCTAGACTTTCGTGGTACGATCGTATGA